The following are encoded in a window of Amaranthus tricolor cultivar Red isolate AtriRed21 chromosome 2, ASM2621246v1, whole genome shotgun sequence genomic DNA:
- the LOC130805140 gene encoding oxygen-dependent coproporphyrinogen-III oxidase, chloroplastic codes for MSSTSLISSPLSLPTKTHFQNPPQIIPISNAFSSPNFFPKIQSLSIHNHKLPPISAMAIEKETPETEAPPTFLREDSNPSDSVRGRFEKMIREVQNKVCEAIEAADGGGKFKEDVWSRPGGGGGISRVLQDGAVWEKAGVNVSVVYGVMPPDAYRAAKADGGSHKPGPIPFFAAGISSVLHPKNPFAPTLHFNYRYFETDAPKDAPGAPRQWWFGGGTDFTPAYIFEEDVRHFHQVQKDACDKFDPSFYPRFKKWCDDYFYIKHRGERRGLGGIFFDDLNDYDQEMLLSFATECANSVIPAYIPVIEKRKDTPFTEANKEWQQLRRGRYVEFNLVYDRGTTFGLKTGGRIESILVSLPLTARWEYDHKPEEGSEEWKLLDACMNPKEWL; via the exons ATGTCATCAACTTCTCTAATTTCTTCACCATTATCTCTTCCGACAAAAACCCACTTTCAAAATCCCCCTCAAATTATACCCATTTCAAATGCATTCTCATCCCCAAATTTCTTTCCAAAGATCCAATCTTTATCCATCCATAATCATAAACTACCACCTATATCAGCCATGGCAATTGAGAAAGAAACCCCGGAAACTGAAGCACCGCCAACATTCCTTCGAGAAGATTCTAATCCATCTGATTCTGTAAGAGGTAGGTTTGAGAAGATGATAAGGGAAGTACAGAATAAAGTTTGTGAAGCAATTGAGGCTGCTGATGGAGGTGGAAAGTTTAAGGAAGATGTTTGGTCAAGACCAGGTGGTGGTGGTGGGATTAGTAGAGTGTTGCAAGACGGTGCCGTTTGGGAGAAAGCCGGTGTAAATGTTTCTGTTGTTTATGGTGTTATGCCTCCTGATGCTTATAGAGCTGCTAAAGCTGATGGTGGGTCTCATAAACCTGGTCCTATACCTTTCTTTGCTGCTGGAATCAGCTCG GTTTTGCATCCAAAGAATCCCTTTGCTCCAACTTTGCACTTCAATTATCGGTACTTTGAGACTGATGCTCCTAAAG ATGCTCCTGGAGCCCCTCGACAATGGTGGTTTGGTGGTGGTACTGATTTCACTCCTGCCTACATTTTTGAGGAAGATGTTCGACACTTCCATCAG GTCCAAAAAGATGCTTGCGATAAATTTGATCCTAGCTTTTATCCTCGTTTCAAAAAGTGGTGTGATGACTACTTTTACATCAAG CACCGAGGGGAACGGAGAGGACTCGGTGGAATCTTTTTTGACGATCTAAATGACTATGACCAAGAAATGCTTCTTTCTTTTGCAACTG AATGTGCAAACTCCGTGATACCCGCTTATATACCCGTCATAGAGAAAAGAAAAGATACACCCTTCACTGAAGCTAACAAGGAATGGCAACAATTAAGACGAGGACGTTATGTAGAGTTTAATTTG GTGTATGATCGAGGAACAACCTTCGGACTGAAAACTGGTGGTCGGATTGAGAGCATTCTGGTCTCTCTGCCTTTGACTGCTCGATGGGAATACGATCAT AAGCCAGAAGAGGGCAGTGAAGAGTGGAAATTATTGGATGCTTGCATGAACCCTAAAGAATGGTTATGA
- the LOC130806586 gene encoding probable methyltransferase PMT15 — translation MGGLDTPYHPTSKPSSSYWNWVLKNNNKHKLSKLIYIIFICSFFYLLAVWQGRSRNPANTATCYTSLNFTNSSPLNFVARHTADQDTFSSDLNYSRVYPPCDIKHSEYTPCEDRIRSMKFTRDRLIYRERHCPKKSELLKCRIPAPYGYKSPFKWPVCREYVWYDNVPHKHLTVEKAVQNWIRFEGDRFKFPGGGTMFPNGANAYIDDIGKLINLNDGSIRTAIDTGCGVASWGAYLLSRNILAMSFAPRDTHEAQVQFALERGVPAVIGVIASKRLPYPSRAFDMAHCSRCLIPWDKYDGIYLIEVDRVLRPGGYWILSGPPIRWKKYWKGWERSKEDLNGEQKRIETIAKNLCWKKVIERGDIAIWQKPLNHMKCKRIKKLHTTLTFCPTPRPDHAWYTNLESCVNPLPEVSEDDEIAGGQLENWPKRLNAIPPRISSGSTKGITPEMFQEDIKLWERRVSYYKTVNNQLGQPGRYRNLLDMNAKLGGFAAALVDDPVWVMNVMPIEAKVNTLGVIYERGLIGTYQSWCEAMSTYPRTYDFIHADTIFTLYNNRCEMDDILLEMDRILRPEGSVILRDDVDILVKIKKITDALQWDSQIVDHEDGPLQRQKLLFAVKSYWTAP, via the exons ATGGGAGGTTTAGATACACCATACCACCCAACCTCAAAACCTTCCTCTTCTTATTGGAATTGGgtacttaaaaacaataacaaacacaaattatcaaaattaatttatattatttttatatgttcttttttttatcttcttgCGGTGTGGCAAGGTCGCAGTCGCAACCCAGCCAACACTGCAACTTGTTATACCTCTCTAAATTTTACCAACTCGAGCCCTCTAAACTTTGTTGCCCGCCACACGGCAGACCAAGACACCTTTTCTTCGGATTTGAATTACAGTCGGGTTTATCCACCGTGCGATATTAAGCATAGCGAGTATACCCCGTGCGAGGATAGAATAAGATCAATGAAATTTACGAGAGATAGACTTATATATAGGGAAAGACACTGTCCAAAGAAATCGGAGCTCCTAAAGTGTCGGATACCCGCCCCGTATGGGTACAAAAGCCCGTTTAAATGGCCCGTATGTAGAGAGTATGTATGGTATGATAACGTACCACATAAACATCTAACGGTTGAGAAAGCGGTTCAGAATTGGATCCGGTTTGAAGGAGACCGGTTCAAGTTTCCGGGTGGTGGTACTATGTTCCCTAATGGTGCTAATGCTTATATTGATGATATCggaaaattaattaatcttaaTGATGGGTCTATTAGGACGGCCATTGATACTGGTTGTGGG GTAGCAAGTTGGGGAGCGTACTTACTATCAAGAAACATATTGGCAATGTCCTTCGCACCAAGGGATACTCATGAAGCACAAGTCCAATTCGCTTTAGAACGGGGGGTTCCTGCCGTGATTGGTGTTATTGCTTCTAAGAGATTGCCTTATCCATCACGGGCTTTTGATATGGCTCATTGTTCTCGTTGCCTTATTCCTTGGGATAAATATG ATGGAATATATTTAATAGAGGTTGATCGAGTACTTCGACCAGGAGGGTATTGGATCCTATCGGGCCCGCCCATACGATGGAAGAAATATTGGAAAGGATGGGAAAGAAGCAAAGAAGACTTAAATGGAGAACAAAAGAGAATTGAAACAATAGCAAAAAATCTTTGTTGGAAGAAAGTGATTGAAAGAGGTGATATTGCTATTTGGCAAAAGCCATTGAATCATATGAAATGCAAACGTATCAAGAAGCTTCATACCACCTTAACCTTTTGTCCTACTCCTCGTCCTGATCATGCATG gtACACAAACTTGGAGTCATGTGTTAACCCATTACCAGAAGTTTCGGAAGATGATGAAATTGCAGGAGGACAATTAGAAAACTGGCCAAAAAGATTAAATGCAATCCCACCAAGAATAAGTAGTGGATCAACAAAAGGAATAACACCAGAAATGTTCCAAGAAGACATAAAATTATGGGAAAGAAGAGTATCATACTATAAGACAGTGAACAATCAGTTAGGGCAACCAGGAAGGTACCGGAACCTTCTAGACATGAATGCAAAATTAGGTGGATTTGCTGCAGCTTTGGTGGATGATCCTGTTTGGGTTATGAACGTTATGCCTATAGAAGCTAAGGTCAATACTCTTGGAGTCATCTATGAAAGAGGCTTGATTGGAACTTACCAAAGTTG GTGTGAAGCAATGTCTACATATCCACGGACATATGATTTTATTCATGCTGATACGATTTTTACTCTCTATAACAATAG ATGTGAGATGGATGATATATTGTTAGAGATGGACAGAATATTAAGGCCAGAAGGAAGTGTAATTTTGAGGGATGATGTTGATATtttggtaaaaataaagaaaataacagATGCATTACAATGGGATAGTCAAATAGTTGACCATGAAGATGGACCTCTTCAAAGGCAAAAGTTGTTGTTTGCGGTCAAATCTTATTGGACTGCCCCCTAA